A single region of the Herpetosiphon gulosus genome encodes:
- a CDS encoding glycoside hydrolase family 3 C-terminal domain-containing protein: protein MTASDQQINDLLTQMTLEEKISLTIGQDMWSTHPVERLGLGSINMNDGPHGLRKPPENSSIGIIDAIPATCFPTAAAVASTWDVDLAKAIGEAIAQECLANNVQIVLGPGVNLKRTPLGGRNFEYYSEDPVLAGELGTAFVEGVQSYGVGTSLKHYACNNQEFERMTISSEVDQRTLRELYLAAFERVVKRAQPWTIMAAYNKINGIYATEHRQLLTEILREEWGFEGIVVSDWGAVNDKAAALTAGLDLEMPGPALNHVEFLAGLVRKGALSETVIDAAASRMLKIILRGIAQRQPEASYDKAAHHALARRAASESMVLLKNDGILPLQPTAESTVAVIGNFAQKPRYQGAGSSEINATQVDTPLEALQTWLAGQSVEVNFAAGYDHDGNTNDQLIAEAVAAAKNASLSLVLVGLPDAYETEGADRAHMNMPTGHNQLLEAVAAVQPNTVAILINGSAVTIPWLGQVRAVLEAGLAGQAVGSALVDVLSGVVNPSGKLAETFPYDLADTPAFLNYPGEAGVVRYGEGLFIGYRYYDVRKVKPLFPFGYGLSYTSFRYDQIALSAASIDEATPLTVSVTLTNTGERAGKEVVQVYVKPSNSAYLRPVKELRAFAKVELAAGETKTVELTLNARDFSLYDQQRAAWRMEGGSYQILAGGCSADLPLVADLMVNEDPRSARKVLTRMSSIKEFLDDPIGAEILHATAGAFIEGQSASTRAIFEPIPLAKFVNFGFFEASQIDEIVAKVNQD from the coding sequence ATGACCGCGAGTGATCAACAAATCAACGACTTGTTGACTCAAATGACGTTGGAAGAAAAAATTTCGCTGACGATCGGCCAAGATATGTGGAGCACCCACCCCGTCGAACGCTTGGGGCTTGGCTCGATCAACATGAATGATGGCCCGCATGGCTTGCGTAAACCCCCTGAAAATTCCTCAATTGGCATTATTGATGCGATTCCAGCAACCTGTTTTCCCACCGCCGCCGCCGTGGCCTCAACGTGGGATGTTGATCTAGCCAAAGCGATTGGTGAGGCGATTGCCCAAGAATGCCTAGCCAATAACGTGCAAATTGTGCTTGGCCCAGGCGTTAACCTCAAACGCACGCCCTTGGGTGGCCGCAATTTCGAATATTATTCCGAAGATCCGGTTTTGGCTGGCGAGTTGGGCACAGCGTTTGTCGAAGGTGTGCAAAGCTATGGCGTTGGCACATCGCTCAAACATTATGCCTGCAACAACCAAGAATTCGAGCGCATGACGATTAGCTCGGAAGTCGATCAACGCACCTTGCGCGAGTTGTATTTGGCAGCCTTCGAGCGCGTGGTCAAACGCGCCCAACCTTGGACGATCATGGCGGCCTATAACAAAATTAATGGAATCTATGCGACCGAACATCGCCAACTACTGACTGAAATTCTGCGCGAAGAATGGGGCTTTGAGGGCATTGTGGTTTCCGACTGGGGCGCAGTTAACGATAAAGCCGCTGCATTAACCGCTGGCCTCGATTTGGAAATGCCTGGACCAGCGCTTAATCACGTTGAATTTTTGGCGGGTTTGGTACGCAAGGGAGCGCTCTCAGAAACCGTTATCGACGCTGCTGCTAGCCGCATGCTCAAGATTATTCTGCGTGGAATTGCCCAACGCCAGCCCGAAGCCAGCTATGATAAAGCTGCCCATCATGCTTTGGCTCGCCGCGCTGCTAGCGAATCGATGGTGCTGCTCAAGAATGATGGCATTTTGCCATTGCAGCCAACTGCTGAGAGCACAGTAGCGGTGATCGGCAATTTTGCTCAAAAGCCACGCTATCAAGGCGCTGGTAGCTCGGAAATTAATGCAACTCAGGTTGATACGCCGCTTGAAGCACTGCAAACCTGGTTGGCTGGGCAATCGGTTGAAGTTAATTTTGCCGCTGGCTACGATCACGATGGCAACACCAACGATCAATTAATTGCTGAGGCGGTGGCTGCGGCCAAAAACGCTAGCCTGAGCTTAGTTTTGGTTGGGCTACCCGATGCCTACGAGACTGAAGGCGCTGATCGGGCGCATATGAACATGCCAACTGGACATAATCAATTGCTTGAAGCAGTGGCGGCAGTTCAGCCTAACACGGTGGCAATTTTGATCAACGGCTCAGCCGTGACGATTCCATGGCTTGGTCAAGTGCGGGCGGTGCTTGAGGCTGGTTTGGCGGGTCAGGCTGTTGGCAGCGCTTTGGTCGATGTACTTTCTGGTGTCGTCAACCCCAGTGGCAAATTGGCCGAAACCTTCCCCTATGATCTCGCTGATACTCCGGCCTTTTTGAATTATCCAGGCGAGGCGGGAGTGGTGCGTTATGGTGAAGGCCTGTTTATTGGCTATCGCTACTACGATGTCCGTAAGGTCAAGCCGTTATTCCCCTTTGGTTATGGCTTATCCTACACCAGCTTTCGGTATGATCAGATTGCGCTGAGTGCTGCAAGTATCGATGAGGCTACGCCCTTGACTGTCAGCGTCACCCTGACCAATACTGGCGAGCGAGCTGGCAAAGAAGTTGTGCAAGTGTACGTCAAACCGAGCAATTCGGCTTATCTACGTCCAGTTAAAGAATTACGAGCCTTTGCTAAGGTCGAATTGGCCGCTGGCGAGACCAAAACTGTTGAACTAACCCTCAATGCCCGTGATTTCAGTCTATATGATCAGCAACGGGCAGCCTGGCGCATGGAAGGTGGCAGCTATCAGATTTTGGCTGGTGGTTGCAGCGCTGATTTGCCCTTAGTGGCCGATCTAATGGTGAATGAAGACCCACGTTCAGCTCGCAAAGTGCTCACGCGCATGAGTTCCATCAAGGAATTCTTGGATGATCCGATTGGCGCTGAGATTTTGCATGCGACCGCTGGAGCCTTTATCGAAGGCCAAAGCGCTAGTACCCGTGCGATTTTCGAGCCAATTCCGTTGGCCAAATTTGTTAACTTCGGCTTCTTCGAGGCCAGCCAAATTGATGAGATTGTGGCCAAGGTTAATCAGGACTAG